In Chryseobacterium sp. C-71, the genomic window TGCGGAATTATTTTAATTGGATATCCAAAAGCTGCTATCAATCCTTTTGAATTGGAACATTTTAAAATATCAAATTCAGCAGCAGGTTTTATCGAATTAGAATTTAAAAACCAAAATTTCCCTGTCAGAATTTTGCATACACCTTATGCAAATGAAGTTCGTTTAAAAGAATATTTCGGAGAAAATAAGGAAGAAGAGCTCAACAATGTTCTGAGAGAAAACTGGAAGCAAACTGCCGATAAATTCTGTAACGAAAACGGAGTCAATCTTTTGATGACTCATTTGTATATGAACAAAAAAGGCGCACCCATTTTAGAAGAACCCGAAGGTGAAAAACCCATAAAAATCGGAAATGCAGACCTTGTTTTTTCAGATATTATTCCACACCAGATTCAATATACGGCTTTGGGACATTTGCATGGTTTTCAGAATATTGGAACGGAAGAAAAACCTGTGGTGTATTCGTCTTCTCCACTTTGCTACAGCTTTAGCGAGACCGGACAAACAAAATACGTTTCCATTATTGAAGCCGAACCTAATAAGCCGGTAACTTTTGAGAAAATCGCTTTACAAAACGGTAAACAACTCGTCAGAAAAACATTTGATTCGATTGAAAATACGATTAAATGGCTTAAAGAAAATCCAAATACTTTAGTTGAACTGACTATAGAAAGCGAAACTTTTTTAAAAGCCGATGAAAGAAAACTCATTTATCAATCTCATTCCGGAATTGTGCATTTGATCCCGAAAATCAGAAATCAGGATTTTAATGAAAATCAGCTTGGTGACATTAATTTAAATCAGGATATACAATCTTTATTCAATGATTATTTTAAATCCAAAAATGGCGGTCAGGAAGCAAATGAAGAATTAATTAATTTGTTTAATGAAATTGTTAGCTCTGAGAAATAATCCATACTATAAACCATTAAGATGGATTTAAGAAGTTAAGTTTATTTAAGGGAAATAAATTTCTTAAGATAGTACTCTTCGCTTTGCTTGCAAAGCCTTAACTATTCTCAACTTCTTAAATGTCCTTAATGGTTCAAATTTTAAATTTATTTTTTAAACTAAAAACCAAAAACTATCAACAACCAATTGTATGATTCCAATTCAACTTACCATAGAAGGTCTTTACTCCTATCAGGAACGCCAGAAAATTAATTTTGAAAATCTTACAGAAGCTGGTTTATTTGGAATTTTCGGTTCGGTAGGTTCCGGAAAATCTTCTATTCTGGAAGCCATTTCTTTTGCATTATACAGCGAAACAGAACGTCTCAACGCAAGAGACAAACGTGCTTACAATATGATGAATTTGAAATCAAACAAATCGTATATCGAGTTTGATTTTATTAATTATGAGAATAAAAAATTCCGTGCGACAAGAGAATTCCGACGTAATTCTAAAAATTTCGAAGATGTAAAAACGCCCACGGTAAACTTTTACGAATGGAAAAATGAAAGCTGGATTCCTCTGGATCATTCTAATGCGGAAAAAATAATTGGATTGAGTTATGCGAATTTTAAGCGAACCATCATCATTCCGCAAGGTCAGTTTAAAGAATTTTTAGAGCTTGGCGCAGCTGACCGCACGAATATGATGAAGGAAATCTTCAGCCTGCAGCGTTTTGATTTACAGAATAATGTTTCAGCTTTAAATGCTAAAAACAGATCAGAGCTCGATCAGTTGGAAGGTCAGCTGAAAGGTTTTGAGGAAGTGAATGAAGAACAAATTTTGGTTCAAAAAGAAAATTTAAAAACTGAACAGCAGAAATTTGAAGAGGTAAAAATTCAGTTTAAAAATATTGAACAAAAATACCAGCAGCTTAAAAATTTAAAAACAGATTTTGAATCGCTGAAACAGAAAAAAACAGATTTTGAAAAACTTAGCATTCAAAAGACAAACATTGATGAATTAGAAACCAAAACTGAACTTTTTGATAAAGTTTTCAGAATCTTCACACCGATTATAACTGAAAAAAATAAGCTTCAGAAAGAAATTTCGGAGCAGTTGAAAAATAAAGAACATCAGTTTAAAAATTTACAGGAAACTGAAGGAAAATTTGAAAACATTAAAAATAAACTTTTGGCAATTCAGCCAAAATATGAAGCTTTACATCAATCAAAAATTCAGGAGAATGATTTGAGTCTGATGCTGCAAATGCTGACATTTTCAGACGAAATTGAAACTCTAAAAGAACGAACAAAAAAGGGCTCAGAAAAAGTAAAAGAAGTTGAAGAAAATCAAAAATTAATTCAGCAAAAAGCTCAGGAACTTTCTAAACAAATTGATTTCTTAAAGCCTAAAAAATTAGATTCTAATTTACTTTTAAATGTAGGAAATTGGTTTTCAGAAAAGAAAAAATTAGAAGAATCTTTAAAAAGTCAGGTAGAAAAAATCAATGCAAAAAAACTTGAAACTGAAAGAATTTCAGAGGAATTAAAACCTTTTGAAATCAATCTTGAAACCTTTAAAAATGATTTTAAAGCTCAGATTGAAACTTTAGAAAACCAGAAGAAAACACTTTCTGAAAAGCGAAATCATCTTGAAGTTCAACAAAAATTAGCACATTTTGCCAGTGAACTCCACGACGGAGAATCTTGTCCGCTTTGTGGTGCTTTGGAGCATCCAAATATTGTAGAATTTGACGATGTAAATTCAGAATTAAACGAAATTCAGAAAAAAATTGAACAGATTGAAACTCAAAAAGATCAAATTCAAAAACAATCTTTAGAAATCGAAAAAATACTTGACAGAAAAAAGATTTTTGAGGAACAATTGAAATCTGAAGAAGAGATTGTAAAGCAAATTCAAATCAACATTGAAGAACATTTAAAAAGCTTTATCTGGACAGAATTTAATGCTGAAAATCAAAATGATTTTGAAGAAAAACGTCAGCAATCTTTCTCAATAGAAAAACAAATCGATGAACTCAATCAAAAAATAGGTTTTGAACAAAAAAATCTGGATAAGGAAAGAGAAAATCTTGATAATTATAATAAGGCTTTAGAAAAATTCAGGCTTGATGAGGCAAAAAAAGAAGAGCAAATCAAAACAAATGAAGCTAATTTAAAAGTTTTGCAATGGATTGATTATAGAGAAAAAACAATTGCTGATGTTGAAGAAATTTACATTAAACTTTCGCAATCTAATCTCGAAACAGAACAGAATTATCAGCAATTAATTAAAGAAGAAAAAGAAATTTCGCCAAAATTAGCCGAGCAAAAAACAATTGTCGATCAATTAGAAAAGAGAGTTACAGAATTAGAAAAAGAGAGTTTAGAAAATGAAAATATTTTAACGAAATCCTTAGTTGATAATAATTTCAATGACGAAAATGCTGTTAAAAATATTCTACTGCAGGAAATTAATGTTCCGGACACGAGAAATATCATTCAGCAATTCAAAATTCAGTTTGAAATTGTAAAAAATGACATTATTAATCTGGAAATCAAGCTCAAAGATTTTTCATTTGATGAAGAACAGTTTGCAGAAACTGAAAATCAGTTTAAAGCTTTTGAAATTGATTTAAAAAATGCAAATGATTCTGTAGTAAAAATTACGACAGAAATCGAAAGACTGGAAAAAGAATTCAAGAAAAAAGAAAGTCTTTTAAAAGATTTAGCACAACTTCAAAAACGCTCAGAAAATCTGAAAATAATGACCAATCTCTTTAAAGGAGCAGGTTTTGTGCAGTACGTTTCTTCCATTTATCTTCGTCAGTTATGTGACCACGCCAATGTTCGTTTTCATCGAATGACAAGAAATCAACTAAGTTTACAGTTGAACGAAAGCAATGATTTTGAAATCGTTGATTATCTGAATGAAGGCCGAAGCCGAAGTGTAAAAACGCTTTCCGGCGGACAAGCTTTTCAGGTTTCATTGAGCCTTGCACTGGCTTTGGCCGAAAGTGTGCAGACGAATTCGCAATCGGAGAAAAATTTCTTTTTCATCGACGAAGGTTTTGGAACGCAAGATTTGGAATCGGTGAATATCGTCTTTGAAACACTGATGAATCTTCAGAAAGAAAACCGAATTGTGGGAATTATTTCTCATGTCGAAGAGCTGAAAGAGAAAATTCCGGTTTCACTACATATTACGAAAGATGAGGAAAGGGGAAGCTTGATTGAGATTGTGTAACAAAAAACCCTTTCGGCGTTTGAAATGCTGAAAGGGTTAGCTTTAGTAGCTTGTGTTATTATCTTAACCTGAGTTCGGGATAAGAATACAAAATAAATTTGCAATAAAAAGCAATAATTCGTATATTCAAGTATCTAACATTCAAATATTTAAACGAACTATTGCTTATGATTTTGAAAGACCAAATTACAAATATTTTTGTACAAGTTGATGATTTCTGTAAAGAATTTGATTTCCAAATCAAACACATGAAATTTCAGGCGCTCGGCGACCAAAAGAAGAGAAGAAACAGAAGATCTATGATGTCGGATTCTGAAATTATTACGATTATGATTGGTTTTCATCTGGGTGCACACAAAACATTTAAGCATTATTATCAGGAAATAGTTTGTGGTTATTGGAATAATTTGTTTCCCAAAGCCCTTTCCTACAATAGATTTATAGAACTTCAGCAAAGAAGCTTTGTGGTTTTTGCCTTATTTTTGAAAGAAAAATGTCTGGGTAAATGTACTGGAATCAGCTTTATGGACAGCACAACTTTGAAAGTTTGCAGAAACCAAAGGATTCACAATCACAAAGTTTTCAAAGGTTTGGCAGAGCGAGGAAAATCTTCGATGGGTTGGTTTTATGGGTTTAAACTGCATTTGGTTTGTAATGAAAAGGGAGAACTTTTATCCTTTTATATAACGAAAGGAAATATTGATGACAGAAACCCAAAGCATATCAAAAAAATGACGCAGCAGCTTTTTGGAAAACTATTTGCCGATAAAGGATATCTTTCCAAGGCTCTTTGGGAAATGCTTTTTGCTGATGGAATCCAGCTTTTTACTAAACTTCGTAAGAATATGAAGAATCATATTATGAAAATGGAAGACAAAATTTTGCTCCGAAAAAGAGCCATCATTGAAACGATCAATGATGAATTAAAGAACCATTGTCAAGTGGAACATACTCGCCACAGAAGTGTTAGTAATTTTATGATGAATATTTTGGGGAGCTTAACTGCTTATTGTTTCTTCCCCAAAAAACCATCATTAAACTTAAAAAAAGTAAATGATGGTCAATTGTTTTTAAATTTTGCTTAAACCGAACTCAGGTTATCTTACTTTTGGGGCAACTTTTTCGCCAAACAATTCAATAGATTTCATCATGATATCGTGAGCAGGATCTCCGACATCCATGTGACCGATAAATCTCGTAATCCCGAAAATTTCTTTCATGTAGTTTATTTTATCAGCAACATGATCTGTATTCCCAATAAATAAAGCACCTTCTTTTGCTCTGCCGCCTTCATATTGCATCTTCGTGTAAGGCGCCCAACCTCTGGATTTCCCGATTCTGTCCATTTGAGATTTATAATTATGGAAATATCCATCTACAACATTTTGATCGTCACTTACAAAAGTATGCGAGTGAATTGCGATCTGCATTTCAGATTCTGGATGACCTGCGTTGAGGTATTCCTGTTTGTAAAATTCAATTAAGTTTTTGAACTGAATTGGCATTCCTCCAATAATTGCAACTACTAAAGGCATTCCCAATTGTGCCGCACTTAAAACCGACTGTGGAGTTCCGCCAACAGCTCTCCAAATTGGAAGCTTACCTTTATTTTTCGCTCTTGGATACACGGTTTGATTCTGCATCGGTGCACGAAGTTTCCCTGACCATGA contains:
- a CDS encoding exonuclease SbcCD subunit D; this encodes MKILHTADWHLGKRLDRFSRLEEQILVMDEIIQIADQHNVDLVLIAGDLFDNFNPSVEATELFYKTLKRLSLNGKRPVIAISGNHDSPSLIDAPDPLARECGIILIGYPKAAINPFELEHFKISNSAAGFIELEFKNQNFPVRILHTPYANEVRLKEYFGENKEEELNNVLRENWKQTADKFCNENGVNLLMTHLYMNKKGAPILEEPEGEKPIKIGNADLVFSDIIPHQIQYTALGHLHGFQNIGTEEKPVVYSSSPLCYSFSETGQTKYVSIIEAEPNKPVTFEKIALQNGKQLVRKTFDSIENTIKWLKENPNTLVELTIESETFLKADERKLIYQSHSGIVHLIPKIRNQDFNENQLGDINLNQDIQSLFNDYFKSKNGGQEANEELINLFNEIVSSEK
- a CDS encoding AAA family ATPase, producing MIPIQLTIEGLYSYQERQKINFENLTEAGLFGIFGSVGSGKSSILEAISFALYSETERLNARDKRAYNMMNLKSNKSYIEFDFINYENKKFRATREFRRNSKNFEDVKTPTVNFYEWKNESWIPLDHSNAEKIIGLSYANFKRTIIIPQGQFKEFLELGAADRTNMMKEIFSLQRFDLQNNVSALNAKNRSELDQLEGQLKGFEEVNEEQILVQKENLKTEQQKFEEVKIQFKNIEQKYQQLKNLKTDFESLKQKKTDFEKLSIQKTNIDELETKTELFDKVFRIFTPIITEKNKLQKEISEQLKNKEHQFKNLQETEGKFENIKNKLLAIQPKYEALHQSKIQENDLSLMLQMLTFSDEIETLKERTKKGSEKVKEVEENQKLIQQKAQELSKQIDFLKPKKLDSNLLLNVGNWFSEKKKLEESLKSQVEKINAKKLETERISEELKPFEINLETFKNDFKAQIETLENQKKTLSEKRNHLEVQQKLAHFASELHDGESCPLCGALEHPNIVEFDDVNSELNEIQKKIEQIETQKDQIQKQSLEIEKILDRKKIFEEQLKSEEEIVKQIQINIEEHLKSFIWTEFNAENQNDFEEKRQQSFSIEKQIDELNQKIGFEQKNLDKERENLDNYNKALEKFRLDEAKKEEQIKTNEANLKVLQWIDYREKTIADVEEIYIKLSQSNLETEQNYQQLIKEEKEISPKLAEQKTIVDQLEKRVTELEKESLENENILTKSLVDNNFNDENAVKNILLQEINVPDTRNIIQQFKIQFEIVKNDIINLEIKLKDFSFDEEQFAETENQFKAFEIDLKNANDSVVKITTEIERLEKEFKKKESLLKDLAQLQKRSENLKIMTNLFKGAGFVQYVSSIYLRQLCDHANVRFHRMTRNQLSLQLNESNDFEIVDYLNEGRSRSVKTLSGGQAFQVSLSLALALAESVQTNSQSEKNFFFIDEGFGTQDLESVNIVFETLMNLQKENRIVGIISHVEELKEKIPVSLHITKDEERGSLIEIV
- a CDS encoding IS982 family transposase, whose protein sequence is MILKDQITNIFVQVDDFCKEFDFQIKHMKFQALGDQKKRRNRRSMMSDSEIITIMIGFHLGAHKTFKHYYQEIVCGYWNNLFPKALSYNRFIELQQRSFVVFALFLKEKCLGKCTGISFMDSTTLKVCRNQRIHNHKVFKGLAERGKSSMGWFYGFKLHLVCNEKGELLSFYITKGNIDDRNPKHIKKMTQQLFGKLFADKGYLSKALWEMLFADGIQLFTKLRKNMKNHIMKMEDKILLRKRAIIETINDELKNHCQVEHTRHRSVSNFMMNILGSLTAYCFFPKKPSLNLKKVNDGQLFLNFA
- a CDS encoding LLM class flavin-dependent oxidoreductase, whose amino-acid sequence is MELGIGMFGDLGFDQNTGKYKDAGIKIREIIDQVKLMDEVGIDVFAMGEHHRPDYAVSSPEMVLAAAASVTKNIKLASGVTVLSSSEPVKVYEDFSTLDLISDGRAEIYVGRGSFIESFPLYGYSLNDYEELFDEKLELLLKINSEENVSWSGKLRAPMQNQTVYPRAKNKGKLPIWRAVGGTPQSVLSAAQLGMPLVVAIIGGMPIQFKNLIEFYKQEYLNAGHPESEMQIAIHSHTFVSDDQNVVDGYFHNYKSQMDRIGKSRGWAPYTKMQYEGGRAKEGALFIGNTDHVADKINYMKEIFGITRFIGHMDVGDPAHDIMMKSIELFGEKVAPKVR